A single region of the Podospora pseudopauciseta strain CBS 411.78 chromosome 1, whole genome shotgun sequence genome encodes:
- a CDS encoding hypothetical protein (EggNog:ENOG503PPCN), translating to MPNLVSVDVSVTDDRVSLVFSHKTVAAAYASYLKAEDAQQQQRASSFSPHHSPQLNNHNPYRTLHNNPLSGYHRAPQFSPTTKEVTFFLPSFITWFITCRLPDDEDAVTFSFIDADEQVATKWAESMLLFELVPPNPYDDVKQLHVRRLWNKAKLLNLLEDLQQHQQQARPGSGGPWQQGGPVQGLNAGFHAGAGYGGYAASGGKTNSTVTSPRGSVRGSPTSPGGQGGYSRMNHGPNNGQVNGLGVGHAGQKRARDVWW from the coding sequence ATGCCAAATCTAGTATCAGTCGACGTCTCGGTCACAGATGACCGGGTCAGCCTCGTCTTCTCTCACAAAACCGTGGCAGCCGCCTACGCCTCCTACCTCAAAGCGGAAGAcgcccagcaacaacaacgagcatcctccttttccccACACCACTCCCCAcagctcaacaaccacaacccatACCGCACACTTCACAACAATCCTCTGAGCGGCTACCACCGCGCTCCTCAGTTCTCCCCTACCACAAAGGAAGTCAcattcttcctcccctccttcatcaCCTGGTTCATCACCTGCCGGTTacccgacgacgaggatgccgTGACCTTCAGCTTCATCGACGCGGACGAACAAGTGGCCACCAAGTGGGCTGAGAGCATGCTCCTCTTTGAGTTGGTACCTCCCAACCCTTACGACGACGTGAAGCAGCTGCATGTGAGGAGGCTGTGGAACAAGGCGAAGTTGCTCAATCTCCTGGAGGATCTTCAgcaacatcagcagcaagccagACCTGGTAGTGGTGGTCCGTGGCAGCAGGGCGGTCCAGTTCAGGGGTTGAATGCTGGGTTTCACGCGGGTGCCGGGTATGGCGGGTATGCCGCTAGCGGAGGAAAGACCAACTCGACCGTGACGAGCCCGAGAGGCAGCGTGAGGGGCAGCCCGACTAGTCCCGGAGGGCAGGGAGGATACAGCAGGATGAATCACGGCCCCAATAACGGACAGGTGAACGGACTTGGTGTTGGCCACGCTGGGCAGAAAAGAGCAAGGGatgtgtggtggtga
- a CDS encoding hypothetical protein (EggNog:ENOG503P6EY): MKAVTYAALLLGALSTALGQTTADPGPSPTESIGCVPHNDHWDCEGPRVTDAVVTTGTATGAAPVVTTGAAHHDHDSDGDDHDHDHDHTDDEDDHTDAPGTGSIKPSPTESYGCEAHGDHWHCDGHRTASSTLIAVTTTNTGADSEAATTTTSTSTAGAAQITGLSLAAGVAAIVAMAL; encoded by the exons ATGAAGGCCGTCACGTATGCCGCTTTGCTGTTGGGTGCTTTGTCCACCGCTTTGGGGCAGACCACGGCCGATCCCGGACCATCTCCCACCGAGTCCATCGGCTGTGTGCCTCACAATGACCACTG GGACTGTGAGGGACCCAGGGTCACCGATGCTGTCGTGACTACCGGGACGGCCACTGGCGCAGCTCCTGTAGTCACCACGGGTGCAGCTCACCATGATCACGAcagtgatggtgatgaccaTGACCATGATCATGACCACaccgacgatgaggatgaccACACTGATGCTCCCGGCACTGGTAGCATCAAGCCCAGCCCTACCGAATCATATGGATGTGAGGCTCATGGAGATCACTGGCACTGCGATGGTCATCGTACTGCTTCGTCCACTCTTATCGCAGTCACTACTACAAACACCGGCGCCGACTCCGaggccgccaccaccaccacctccacctcgactGCTGGCGCTGCCCAGATCACTGGCCTCAGCCTTGCCGCCGGTGTTGCTGCCATCGTTGCCATGGCTCTCTAA
- the ZRT1 gene encoding high-affinity Zn(2+) transporter zrt1 (EggNog:ENOG503NWTS; COG:P) — MFQSLPAIRASLLYGLLASPSLSLVSASPSPIDARHVVTDPARVVAQATVTAVSECHAHGTNYYCQAGVTEFRIVGSETAASYTDCHPHGAKTYSVGPKSDEVEIVLAAATAPAVTASPTVTGSSSLTAVSACHLHGSELLCMHGATEYKVHTTVTATATQDLPAQFTGCHAHGAETYCNGPTGEEVEITLATAEEDHDDHGHEDSEELDCHFHAGVEHCVGKGGEKVANTCERTQRDYNIKLRVGLLFVMLATSSIGVFTPILISSFVSPNHIVFTILRQFGTGVIISTAFVHLYTHAVLMFQNECLGKLQYEATASAILMAGIFLSFLIEYLGVRFVQWHQAKQQAHKAVSSDGEQQGPAPGKTDMVNITVLEAGVIFHSLLIGLTVVVAGDSFFGTLFAVIVFHQMFEGIALGTRIAALGHPSAATTHSGVHGHGHGPGHAHYHPEPKPAAEIAPAGEIVAHAPKEGHNHEHGHDHLALPDAHKTAKSGSVSSSENSTTAGELTPHVSIFKKLMLALAFALVTPIGMGIGIGVLHTFNGNDPSTIIAIGTLDAFSAGILVWVGVVEMWAHDWMLGGEMTNSGPLKTALGLISMVVGLAVMSLLGKWA, encoded by the exons ATGTTTCAAAGCCTGCCTGCCATACGGGCGTCGCTCCTCTATGGACTGTTAGCCTCTCCATCTCTTAGCCTCGTCTCAGCAAGCCCTTCACCAATCGACGCCCGTCATGTCGTGACAGATCCTGCCAGAGTAGTTGCGCAAGCAACCGTCACTGCTGTGTCAGAGTGCCACGCCCACGGTACTAATTATTATTGTCAAGCCGGAGTCACAGAGTTTCGCATTGTTGGCTCCGAGACTGCCGCCTCATACACGGATTGCCATCCACACGGCGCAAAGAC GTACAGTGTAGGACCAAAGTCTGATGAGGTAGAAATTGTCCTTGCTGCCGCTACGGCACCTGCGGTAACAGCGTCCCCAACGGTGACTGGCAGTTCGAGCTTGACTGCCGTTAGCGCGTGCCATCTCCACGGGTCTGAGCT CCTTTGTATGCACGGGGCAACCGAGTATAAGGTCCACACAACTGTCACTGCTACTGCTACACAAGATCTCCCAGCACAGTTTACCGGTTGCCATGCCCATGGTGCTGAGACATACTGCAATGGCCCAACCGGAGAGGAAGTTGAGATCACCCTGGCCACCGCTGAGGAGGACCACGACGACCACGGTCATGAAGACTCGGAGGAACTTGATTGCCACTTCCACGCTGGCGTCGAGCATTGCGTCGGCAAAGGGGGCGAGAAGGTTGCCAACACCTGCGAAAGAACGCAGCGTGACTACAACATCAAGCTTCGTGTTGGCTTGTTGTTCGTCATGTTGGCTACCAGCTCCATTGGTGTCTTCACTCCCATTCTCATCTCATCCTTTGTGTCGCCCAACCATATCGTATTCACCATTCTCAGACAGTTCGGCACTGGCGTCATCATCTCGACCGCTTTTGTCCACCTCTACACTCATGCTGTACTAATGTTCCAGAACGAATGCCTCGGCAAGCTGCAGTACGAAGCCACAGCCTCTGCCATCCTCATGGCAggcatcttcctctccttcctcatcGAGTATCTTGGCGTTCGTTTCGTCCAATGGCACCAAGCCAAGCAACAGGCCCACAAGGCTGTTTCCAGCGACGGTGAGCAGCAAGGCCCGGCCCCAGGCAAAACCGACATGGTCAACATCACCGTTCTTGAAGCCGGGGTCATCTTCCACTCCCTTCTTATCGGCCTCACTGTAGTCGTCGCCGGTGATTCCTTCTTTGGCACCCTGTTTGCCGTCATTGTTTTCCACCAAATGTTCGAAGGCATCGCTCTTGGCACCCGCATCGCCGCCCTCGGTCACCCCAGCGCTGCCACTACCCACAGCGGCGTTCACGGCCACGGTCACGGTCCGGGTCATGCGCACTACCACCCCGAGCCAAAGCCCGCCGCTGAGATCGCCCCCGCCGGAGAAATCGTTGCCCATGCTCCCAAGGAAGGCCACAACCACGAACACGGCCACGaccacctcgccctccctGATGCGCACAAGACGGCCAAGAGCGGAAGCGTTTCGTCCTCCGAGAACAGCACCACTGCGGGCGAACTCACCCCTCACGTCTCCAtcttcaagaagctcatGCTTGCCTTGGCTTTCGCCTTGGTCACACCTATCGGCATGGGCATCGGTATCGGCGTTCTTCACACATTCAACGGCAACGACCCTTCGACTATCATCGCTATTGGCACCCTCGATGCCTTCTCAGCCGGTATCCTCGTGTGGGTAGGTGTGGTGGAGATGTGGGCTCACGACTGGatgttgggaggggagatgaCCAATTCTGGGCCGCTGAAGACCGCTCTGGGGTTGATTTCCATGGTGGTTGGCTTGGCAGTCATGAGCTTGTTGGGCAAATGGGCGTAA
- a CDS encoding hypothetical protein (COG:B; EggNog:ENOG503NZWG): MPDGASIAGRSLVSADSPNTDVGSITSAQDGYDPQQILALARHPPPGASVYSPSAIPSNALNPRSCVTCRRRKVRCDKHMPCSNCCRAQIPCIFPAPGRAPRRPRPKDPNAPAKQPSSERELELMRRLRKLEGIVEELSGQIEVEAARSAGNSPEGTTAYNSGQDHYTPGGRPTAPAYSTSHATVTANVTTPDIPKAPTRAISGTAISEPDRLGKLSPDVHKQFGRLMLNERGGTRYVSSGLWSSITDELDEIRRESEHFHDESEDSDDEATPESSEHVKPSVLSHQSWIMGYSSSEVDLRPLHPLPSQIPFIWQVFQENVDPILKVLHVPTMNKLIRDFRRNLDTLTPSTEALMFSIYYASITSLDEEEVRRNFDAEKDVLLQKYRFALEQALGKANLLTTPDLVVAQAFLLFLVLVRRHDDTRFAWTLTGLLIRISQALGLHRDGTHFDNITPFEIEMRRRLFWAVCVLDLRSAEDQGTDLTVVDQTFDTQYPMNINDTDISPESKCLPEPRVGTTDMTFSLIRYEMCSLARSLHTMSSAMATVNPREAGVSLEEREKMLVDTQRRVEEQYLKDSSEPMYWAAANITRVICAKMMLVIYQPVLFPGPGNEYLTDEVRGRLFNASLEVFEYAHILNTDERCKQWRWLFQTYSQWHAVAYTLIEVSHRPWGPKAERAWTALNLRFAAPNSAELEKLAGHHAVWVPLRKLYDKAAKHRAAEIARLQNDPDAARELELRDRCNTTPTSIREIPGSMKRVMALEQWRKLVNAPPLPQELLDEQAEEAHEPTQSGTSASRGQHQQLAGQAQPILSQLNNNTHVRMATKPEVMDYIDSAMSNSTPFVSTDFAPLFYGDMADYVHHTQAFGYPPSGLDFNAAPTPNYNNSTSSLGTPVQLQPQRQQAQQQHLQQQQQQQQQQQQQQQRGMQQSPQQLEQVPPWMWPINTGSPDFLRMPNMGSLDDVDMNVDEGFDWKNWQESLGRYELETTGGRTSSTWGPGI; this comes from the exons ATGCCCGACGGTGCAAGTATCGCTGGCCGGAGCCTGGTATCGGCCGACAGCCCCAACACTGATGTTGGCTCCATCACGAGCGCCCAGGACGGCTACGATCCGCAGCAAATATTGGCGCTTGcgcgccatcctcctcccggcGCCTCCGTCTATTCACCCTCGGCAATCCCATCAAACGCCCTCAATCCGCGCAGCTGTGTGAcatgcaggaggaggaaggttCGCTGCGATAAGCACATGCCATGTTCGAATTGCTGCCGAGCTCAGATACCATGTATCTTCCCCGCCCCCGGCCGCGCTCCTCGTCGTCCGCGCCCCAAAGACCCCAATGCCCCGGCCAAGCAACCGTCGAGTGAACGAGAGTTGGAATTGATGAGGCGCTTGCGGAAACTTGAGGGAATTGTGGAGGAGCTCAGCGGTCAGATCGAAGTGGAAGCAGCGCGCAGCGCCGGAAACTCTCCCGAGGGGACGACGGCGTACAACAGTGGACAAGACCATTATACACCTGGGGGGAGACCAACTGCTCCTGCTTATTCCACCAGCCATGCTACTGTCACCGCCAACGTCACCACGCCCGACATCCCGAAGGCGCCAACAAGAGCTATTTCCGGGACGGCTATTTCCGAGCCGGACCGGCTTGGCAAGCTTTCACCGGATGTGCACAAGCAATTCGGACGCTTGATGTTGAACGAGCGAGGAGGCACACGTTATGTGTCCAGCGGGCTTTGGTCCAGTATTACGGATGAG CTGGACGAGATCAGAAGGGAATCCGAACACTTTCACGATGAGTCAGAAGACTCGGACGACGAAGCTACCCCCGAGTCCTCTGAGCATGTAAAACCTTCGGTCCTATCTCATCAATCTTGGATTATGGGCTATAGCTCGTCCGAAGTTGATCTCAGGCCTCTGCACCCATTACCATCTCAGATCCCGTTTATTTGGCAGGTATTCCAGGAAAATGTTGATCCGATCCTCAAGGTGCTCCATGTTCCCACCATGAACAAGCTCATTCGAGATTTCCGACGCAACCTAGACACTCTCACGCCCTCCACCGAGGCCTTGATGTTTTCCATCTATTACGCATCCATAACATCtttggatgaagaagag GTGCGACGTAATTTCGATGCCGAGAAGGATGTTCTACTTCAAAAATATCGCTTCGCATTGGAACAAGCACTTGGCAAAGCTAACCTCTTAACGACGCCGGATCTGGTGGTGGCACAAGCATTCCTTCTGTTCTTGGTCCTTGTTCGTCGACACGATGATACAAGGTTTGCCTGGACTTTGACAGGGCTTCTGATCAGGATCAGCCAAGCATTGGGACTCCACCGCGACGGGACCCATTTCGACAACATCACGCCTTTTGAGATTGAGATGCGAAGAAGGCTTTTTTGGGCTGTCTGCGTGCTGGATCTTAGATCAGCCGAGGATCAAGGGACGGACCTTACTGTTGTGGACCAGACATTCGATACGCAATACCCCATGAACATCAACGACACCGACATCTCCCCAGAGAGCAAATGTCTCCCCGAACCGCGGGTTGGAACTACCGACATGACCTTTTCGTTGATCCGATACGAGATGTGCTCCTTGGCCAGAAGCTTGCACACCATGTCTTCGGCCATGGCAACAGTAAACCCCCGTGAGGCGGGCGTTTCGCTTGAAGAGCGGGAAAAAATGCTGGTAGACACTCAACGACGCGTAGAGGAACAATATCTCAAGGACAGTTCAGAGCCCATGTACTGGGCAGCCGCCAACATCACGCGGGTCATCTGTGCCAAGATGATGCTTGTCATATACCAGCCAGTTTTGTTTCCGGGTCCGGGCAATGAGTATCTTACAGACGAAGTGCGAGGTCGTCTGTTCAATGCCTCTCTCGAGGTATTTGAGTACGCTCATATTTTGAACACGGACGAAAGGTGCAAGCAATGGCGATGGCTCTTCCAGACCTATAGCCAGTGGCATGCAGTCGCTTACACCCTGATCGAGGTGTCTCATAGGCCATGGGGTCCAAAAGCTGAGCGTGCTTGGACAGCGTTGAATCTAAGGTTCGCAGCTCCCAATTCTGCCGAACTAGAGAAGCTTGCGGGCCATCATGCGGTGTGGGTGCCCTTGAGGAAGTTGTACGACAAGGCAGCAAAACACCGTGCAGCTGAGATTGCGCGACTTCAAAACGACCCCGACGCTGCACGGGAGCTGGAATTGAGGGACCGCTGTAACACAACTCCTACCAGCATTCGCGAAATCCCGGGATCGATGAAACGTGTGATGGCTCTCGAACAGTGGCGCAAATTGGTCAATGCACCACCTCTGCCACAGGAGTTGCTGGACGAACAAGCAGAAGAGGCCCATGAACCGACACAATCAGGGACATCGGCTTCTCGAgggcagcaccagcaactaGCCGGCCAAGCCCAACCAATACTCTCACAACTGAATAACAATACCCACGTGAGGATGGCGACTAAGCCCGAGGTCATGGACTACATTGACTCGGCCATGAGCAACTCTACCCCCTTTGTCTCAACAGACTTCGCTCCCTTATTTTACGGGGACATGGCCGATTATGTTCACCATACCCAGGCCTTTGGATATCCTCCATCCGGACTGGACTTCAATGCGGCCCCCACACCGAACTACAACAACTCTACTTCGTCGTTAGGAACACCGGTACAGCTACAGCCACAACGTCAGCAggcacagcagcaacatctccaacagcagcagcagcaacagcaacaacaacaacaacaacagcaacgcgGCATGCAGCAGTCCCCGCAGCAACTGGAGCAGGTGCCCCCTTGGATGTGGCCCATCAACACAGGATCGCCTGATTTCCTGCGGATGCCGAACATGGGTAGTTTGGACGATGTAGATATGAACGTAGACGAGGGCTTTGACTGGAAAAACTGGCAGGAGAGTCTGGGGAGATATGAACTGGAGACGACGGGCGGGAGGACGAGCAGTACGTGGGGGCCTGGCATTTGA
- a CDS encoding hypothetical protein (EggNog:ENOG503P493; COG:L) has translation MATPVVRVGVAAVIHDPKTNKLIFGTRKASHGNGTIQFPGGHLEVGESWFACAERETLEETGLLVRAKKLLATTNDVFDEEKKHYITLFILCERTDDQEPAVLEPEKCAGWFWKSWSDVKALISGDTSGSGSGQQGEQKFFLPILNLLRDHPDIESLM, from the exons ATGGCTACTCCAGTTGTTCGTGTGGGTGTCGCAGCTGTGATTCACGACCCCAAGACCAACAAGTTGATCTTTGGGACAAGAAAGGCCTCTCACGGAAATG GAACGATACAATTCCCGGGCGGTCATCTGGAGGTAGGCGAGTCGTGGTTCGCTTGCGCTGAAAGAGAAACGCTCGAGGAGACTGGATTGCTAGTCAGGGCCAAGAAGTTGCTGGCCACAACCAACGATGTgtttgacgaggagaagaagcattACATCACTTTGTTCATACTCTGCGAGAGAACCGATGACCAGGAACCGGCT GTACTGGAGCCTGAGAAATGCGCAGGGTGGTTCTGGAAGAGTTGGTCTGACGTCAAGGCGCTGATAAGTGGGGATACCAGTGGAAGTGGGAGCGGTCAACAAGGGGAGCAAAAGTTTTTTCTGCCCATATTGAATTTGCTCAGGGATCATCCTGATATCGAGAGCCTGATGTAG
- a CDS encoding hypothetical protein (EggNog:ENOG503NUAW; COG:U), with protein MSTPAQPSAADSPETEKQKSDKGEIGPVNATSSDDLDKEQPQVTDDGEPVNLNHIDGRSQGKIALIMLALCLAVFLGALDVTIVTTALPTISDHFQSSTGFTWIGSAFLLANAASIPSWGKISDIFGRKPMLLLANAIFMIGSLICAVSNNIGMLIAGRAVQGLGGGGLTILVKIVIGDIFPLNIRSVFYGVIGGVWAVAAATGPAIGGAFTEKVSWRWCFYINLPLDGFAFLIILFFLDLHTPRTPLIEGLKAIDWVGSFLVVAGTLMFLFGLEYGGVSAPWNSVEVICLLVFGLLTWALFIFWEARYATLPVMPMSLFRNVSNAATLFCVFIQGVVFISASFFLPLYFQAVRGNTPIESGLYVLPTALSLSFGSLATGWLVARTGWYRPPIIFGLFMMTLGFGLFIDLDAYSGWAKLVLYQLVAGVGVGPLFQAPIIALHAHTEPRDVATATSTLGFIRQIAQAISVVIGQVVYQNEKLKQYPVLVAAGISPALSRVLSSGEAGGADIDIIANLPLDQRDAVRVALADSLEPMWIMYTCITAAGLLASFLIRKKELAHVHVETKTGLEAERENAEARRREREMRKEKKGASPA; from the exons ATGTCGACACCCGCCCAACCATCTGCTGCAGATAGCCCTGAGACGGAAAAGCAGAAGTCTGACAAGGGCGAAATTGGTCCCGTCAATGCCACTTCATCAGACGATTTGGACAAAGAGCAACCACAAGTTACAGACGATGGCGAACCAGTCAACCTCAATCACATCGATGGCCGCTCTCAAGGCAAGATCGCCCTGATTATGCTGGCCTTGTGCCTGGCTGTCTTCCTCGGCGCTCTAGACGTAACCATCGTCACTACGGCCCTTCCTACAATCAGTGACCACTTCCAGTCAAGTACAGGCTTCACATGGATTGGTTCTGCGTTTCTGCTCGCCAATGCCGCATCAATCCCGTCATGGGGCAAGATCTCAGACATATTCGGCCGCAAGCCCATGCTCCTGCTTGCCAACGCCATCTTCATGATTGGATCTCTTATCTGCGCTGTCTCCAACAACATTGGTATGCTCATCGCTGGCCGCGCTGTTCAGGGtcttggtgggggtggtttgaCCATTCTTGTAAAGATTGTTATCGGCGACATCTTTCCTCTGAACATTCGGAGTGTTTTCTATGGTGTCATCGGCGGTGTTTGGGCAGTCGCTGCGGCAACAGGTCCGGCCATTGGTGGTGCGTTTACTGAGAAGGTGTCATGGCGATG GTGCTTTtacatcaacctccctctTGACGGTTTTGCCTTCCTCATTATCCTCTTTTTTCTCGATCTCCACACACCACGGACACCGCTCATTGAAGGCCTCAAAGCTATCGACTGGGTGGGCTCTTTTTTGGTAGTTGCCGGCACGCTCATGTTCCTCTTCGGTCTTGAATACGGCGGTGTTTCAGCACCTTGGAACTCGGTTGAAGTTATCTGCCTTCTCGTCTTTGGCCTGCTCACCTGGGCGCTTTTCATCTTCTGGGAGGCGCGTTACGCCACACTTCCTGTTATGCCAATGTCCTTGTTCAGAAACGTGAGCAACGCCGCGACCCTCTTCTGCGTCTTCATTCAAGGAGTCGTCTTTATCTCggcatccttcttcctcccgcTCTACTTTCAGGCCGTGCGTGGAAACACCCCTATCGAGTCAGGTCTTTACGTTCTCCCTACCGCTCTCTCGCTCTCCTTTGGGAGTCTCGCGACCGGATGGCTGGTTGCGAGAACCGGTTGGTACAGACCGCCCATCATTTTCGGGTTGTTCATGATGACCCTCGGTTTTGGCTTGTTCATCGACCTGGACGCCTACAGTGGCTGGGCAAAACTTGTTCTCTACCAGCTTGTGGCAGGTGTGGGCGTTGGCCCCCTCTTTCAAGCGCCTATCATCGCCCTCCACGCACATACTGAACCTCGTGATGTCGCAACTGCCACATCAACCCTCGGCTTCATCCGTCAGATTGCCCAGGCCATCTCTGTTGTTATCGGCCAGGTGGTCTATCAAAACGAAAAACTCAAACAGTATCCAGTCCTGGTCGCCGCTGGCATCTCCCCTGCTCTGTCAAGGGTCCTTTCTTCCGGAGAGGCTGGTGGCGCTGACATCGACATCATTGCGAACCTTCCGTTAGACCAACGCGACGCTGTCCGTGTTGCTCTGGCAGACTCTCTCGAACCCATGTGGATCATGTACACTTGTATTACGGCCGCTGGCTTACTCGCTTCCTTCCTGATCCGGAAGAAGGAGTTGGCTCATGTGCATGTAGAGACCAAGACTGGGTTGGAAGCTGAACGTGAGAATGCGGAGGCTCGACGTCGTGAGCGTGAaatgaggaaggagaagaagggggcaTCACCGGCTTGA